The Corynebacterium suranareeae genome window below encodes:
- a CDS encoding oxidoreductase has translation MSFPSTLHLPLKALVLATAMWVVLALTPWVPSAHALTTPCDDDQVTVMVEGFTVGCAEPGGNGYQTLLDAGFDVETTMEFPDYLCRINNYPGPDVDECMTTSPAEAYWAYWHAPLGGDEWEYSNLGAFSYYPEAGTVEAWYWGDTDRPGAIPVSKTQAELGLDSQDPSYNYDGFDPSDFKTTTPTTSAPMADSGTDDSNEPSEAVIAGSGVGPAGGQGTAATAEINPENPNEVLVYQDSDGNSITKDDYEKLVAAAAAPQTTSAVQAPAGSGPAGETAIATEEDPMSTQVLVAPAGTDATNGTAESTPQIYATSAEESSTQGWIIGLTLAVISLVSASAVAAWAIRRSEIQG, from the coding sequence ATGTCTTTCCCCTCAACTTTGCACCTGCCGCTAAAGGCTCTTGTACTCGCCACGGCCATGTGGGTTGTTCTCGCGCTGACCCCTTGGGTGCCATCTGCTCATGCTCTGACCACCCCCTGTGACGATGACCAGGTGACGGTGATGGTTGAGGGTTTTACCGTCGGCTGCGCTGAACCTGGCGGAAATGGTTACCAAACACTTCTTGATGCCGGATTCGATGTTGAAACCACCATGGAGTTCCCCGATTATCTGTGTCGGATCAACAACTATCCCGGACCTGATGTAGATGAATGCATGACCACATCACCGGCAGAGGCTTACTGGGCTTATTGGCATGCACCGCTTGGCGGTGATGAATGGGAGTACAGCAATCTTGGTGCTTTTTCTTACTACCCTGAGGCTGGCACCGTTGAGGCGTGGTATTGGGGTGATACCGATCGCCCCGGCGCAATCCCAGTGAGTAAAACTCAAGCTGAGCTGGGCTTAGACTCACAGGATCCAAGTTACAATTATGACGGTTTTGATCCATCAGATTTTAAAACAACAACTCCCACTACTTCTGCTCCGATGGCTGATTCTGGAACTGATGACAGTAACGAGCCAAGCGAAGCCGTCATTGCAGGCTCTGGTGTCGGTCCAGCAGGTGGACAAGGAACAGCTGCTACAGCAGAAATAAATCCAGAAAACCCTAATGAGGTGTTGGTGTATCAGGATTCAGATGGTAATTCGATCACCAAGGATGATTACGAAAAGCTGGTGGCTGCGGCAGCGGCGCCACAAACTACCAGTGCAGTCCAGGCCCCTGCTGGATCCGGTCCTGCAGGCGAAACAGCCATAGCTACTGAAGAAGATCCCATGTCGACTCAGGTGCTTGTAGCTCCAGCTGGAACCGATGCCACAAATGGAACGGCTGAGTCCACTCCGCAAATTTATGCCACCAGCGCTGAGGAATCTTCGACGCAAGGGTGGATCATTGGACTGACTTTGGCTGTTATTTCTTTGGTGTCAGCGTCGGCAGTTGCTGCGTGGGCTATTCGTCGTTCAGAGATTCAGGGTTAA
- a CDS encoding energy-coupling factor transporter transmembrane component T: MRWFKRYVLSRRAVHPWAWWVWALGIAGSASMTNNPYILALTFATLCFVVFNRRGASPWARAFPIYLMIAGWLVVYRLVMHIVVGAKIGTIELFRIPPLQLPAWAAGINVFGTVYLEGLIIATTQGLTLGTMIVAVGAANSLADPKKLLKSLPGALGELATAVIIGISIAPQMAASAIRINRARTLRGDEAKGVRGFARILMPVFQDTLDRSLDLANSMDARGYGRQAHASKLEKRITSVFASLGIIGVTVGLFVVLDASSPMFVAVPVFITGVGFLNISLVIASRRKTSTTFDQLPWGAAEWLVCITGILPLLMAALTRKIDPTSMITTWVPLHMPDTVPLLVLSGLVVATVPGFLTPRLPKNKVRVKRRKAKTRQAQGAGPERLAVS, translated from the coding sequence GTGAGATGGTTTAAGCGCTATGTGTTGTCACGGCGGGCTGTGCATCCTTGGGCATGGTGGGTGTGGGCTTTGGGCATTGCTGGTTCTGCCAGCATGACCAACAATCCTTATATTTTAGCTCTTACTTTTGCCACTTTGTGTTTCGTGGTGTTTAACCGCCGTGGAGCTTCGCCGTGGGCTCGCGCATTTCCTATCTATTTGATGATCGCCGGTTGGTTGGTGGTGTACCGCTTGGTCATGCATATTGTGGTGGGTGCGAAAATCGGCACGATAGAACTGTTTCGTATTCCACCCCTCCAGCTGCCGGCGTGGGCTGCTGGAATCAATGTTTTTGGCACGGTGTATCTAGAGGGGTTGATCATCGCCACTACTCAAGGGTTGACGCTTGGAACGATGATCGTGGCGGTGGGTGCAGCAAACTCTTTGGCAGATCCTAAGAAATTGCTTAAATCACTTCCTGGAGCGTTGGGGGAATTAGCGACGGCGGTGATTATTGGTATTTCGATTGCACCTCAGATGGCGGCGTCGGCGATTCGTATTAATCGTGCACGCACTTTGCGTGGTGATGAGGCAAAAGGTGTGCGGGGTTTTGCTCGTATTTTGATGCCTGTTTTTCAGGACACGTTGGATCGATCGTTGGATTTGGCCAATTCGATGGACGCTCGCGGATATGGCAGGCAGGCCCACGCCTCCAAGCTGGAAAAACGCATCACGTCTGTGTTTGCCAGCTTGGGGATCATTGGTGTGACGGTTGGATTATTTGTGGTGTTGGATGCGTCGTCGCCGATGTTTGTTGCCGTTCCGGTGTTTATCACTGGCGTGGGGTTTTTGAATATTTCTTTAGTGATTGCTTCTCGACGAAAAACCTCGACAACGTTTGATCAATTGCCGTGGGGTGCTGCGGAGTGGTTGGTCTGTATTACGGGAATTTTACCGCTGTTGATGGCAGCGCTAACTCGCAAAATTGATCCCACATCCATGATCACCACGTGGGTTCCACTGCACATGCCAGACACTGTTCCCCTGCTTGTGCTGTCGGGTCTTGTTGTGGCGACTGTTCCAGGATTCTTAACTCCTCGCTTGCCGAAGAACAAAGTGAGGGTCAAGCGTCGAAAAGCAAAAACACGCCAGGCGCAAGGCGCCGGCCCGGAAAGATTGGCAGTTTCATGA
- a CDS encoding prenyltransferase/squalene oxidase repeat-containing protein, with protein sequence MAHLCEKKTINWSAATVALAAGVSLLAPQIATAQDTASEANNQLAAAFIEKEFSAGNGIIPGPIGTPDISLSQDLLLSLNALDPNSSEIDSAFDAINSSLESYIYFGDTLKTDRLAKSIVFQDTFGERNPEYIDLLVNSVQDNGQLKNLANGEATSAINNFSQAWGVLALHRVGESEAAARATDFLETQVCPDGGVPLASVVAPSCNSTDTDATGMVAQALVLANGAQDPTTQATLDYLASKMDETGGVLNPWTGVNSNSTGLAGSAFALAGDKENYLKAYEYLESVQFGQDADPSLQGGFAMNVAGKQNNPVLNDQVRRATGQAALAFAGGNYANSDIFTIDEPVDPIPEPTPNPTPNDPEGSSSGFGSAGIIVAILAVLAAIAGVMGPMLANLPTQF encoded by the coding sequence ATGGCTCATCTCTGTGAGAAGAAAACCATTAACTGGTCTGCTGCAACAGTTGCGCTAGCTGCCGGTGTTTCTCTGTTAGCTCCTCAGATTGCAACAGCACAAGACACTGCTTCTGAAGCCAATAATCAATTAGCTGCTGCGTTTATTGAAAAAGAATTCTCAGCTGGCAATGGCATTATTCCTGGGCCCATTGGCACTCCAGATATCAGCCTTTCTCAAGATCTTCTGCTTTCATTGAATGCGCTTGATCCTAATTCTTCCGAAATTGATTCTGCGTTTGACGCTATTAACTCAAGCCTCGAAAGCTACATTTACTTCGGCGATACATTAAAAACGGATCGTCTTGCTAAATCTATTGTCTTTCAGGATACTTTCGGTGAGCGTAATCCTGAATACATCGACTTGCTGGTTAACTCTGTGCAAGACAATGGCCAGCTAAAAAATCTCGCTAATGGTGAAGCAACCTCTGCAATCAACAACTTCAGTCAAGCCTGGGGTGTTCTTGCATTGCACCGCGTTGGTGAATCTGAGGCTGCTGCCCGAGCAACTGATTTTCTAGAAACACAGGTCTGCCCAGACGGTGGTGTCCCACTAGCTTCAGTCGTAGCGCCATCATGCAACTCCACTGATACCGATGCCACAGGAATGGTTGCTCAAGCATTGGTTCTGGCTAATGGTGCTCAAGACCCGACTACCCAGGCAACTCTTGATTATCTTGCTTCCAAAATGGATGAAACAGGCGGAGTCCTCAATCCTTGGACTGGTGTGAACTCGAATTCCACTGGACTTGCAGGTTCTGCATTTGCACTTGCTGGAGATAAGGAAAACTATCTCAAAGCCTATGAATACTTGGAATCAGTCCAGTTTGGTCAGGACGCAGACCCATCACTCCAGGGTGGATTTGCTATGAATGTTGCCGGCAAACAAAACAACCCTGTTTTAAATGATCAGGTTCGTCGTGCAACTGGACAGGCTGCGTTGGCTTTTGCTGGAGGCAACTATGCCAACTCTGATATTTTCACCATTGATGAGCCTGTAGATCCAATCCCCGAACCAACTCCAAATCCAACACCTAATGATCCTGAAGGTTCATCAAGTGGTTTCGGTAGCGCTGGGATCATCGTTGCTATCTTGGCTGTCCTCGCTGCTATCGCAGGTGTCATGGGGCCAATGCTGGCTAACTTGCCAACGCAATTCTAA